A genomic region of Caulobacter sp. NIBR2454 contains the following coding sequences:
- a CDS encoding DUF4142 domain-containing protein: protein MKRHILIVGAAIAALSVAACGDKADTTSAAQQAATPDANPAATVPSMANEAAAPDFVMKASATDMYEIEAGKLAVERSTNAEVKKYAQMMVDMHTAMSADLKSAIAASGQSLAPATALPADLQDKLDDLRAASAADFDKTYADDMVDVHQMALNVVQRYAEDGDVPALKAFAAAGAPKIQEHLNQAEGLKNGMN, encoded by the coding sequence ATGAAACGCCACATCCTTATCGTGGGCGCCGCCATCGCCGCACTGTCCGTCGCCGCCTGCGGTGACAAGGCCGACACCACCAGCGCCGCGCAACAGGCCGCGACCCCCGACGCCAATCCGGCGGCGACGGTTCCCAGCATGGCCAATGAAGCCGCCGCTCCCGACTTCGTCATGAAGGCTTCGGCCACGGACATGTACGAAATCGAAGCCGGCAAGCTGGCGGTGGAGCGTTCCACCAACGCCGAGGTGAAGAAGTACGCCCAGATGATGGTCGACATGCACACCGCCATGTCGGCCGACCTGAAGTCGGCTATCGCCGCCTCGGGCCAGTCGCTGGCTCCGGCCACGGCTCTGCCGGCGGATCTGCAGGACAAGCTCGATGACCTGCGCGCCGCCAGCGCCGCCGATTTCGACAAGACCTACGCCGACGACATGGTCGATGTTCACCAGATGGCCCTGAACGTCGTCCAGCGCTATGCCGAAGACGGCGACGTTCCGGCCCTGAAGGCCTTCGCCGCCGCCGGCGCGCCGAAGATTCAGGAACACCTGAACCAGGCCGAAGGCCTCAAGAACGGCATGAACTAA